The following coding sequences are from one Methanosarcina sp. WWM596 window:
- a CDS encoding 50S ribosomal protein L32e, with protein MGEEFNEVEGTSVSALDMDPESRRLFNVRKVQKGKKPQFKRTCSHKFKRLDTNWRRPRGSQGKQRRKYVAKGALAQVGYGSPAAVKGLHPSGYSDVLITSIAELELVDPSFEAIRIARTIGAQKKAIILAKAEELGIKVLNPGRSE; from the coding sequence ATGGGAGAAGAATTCAATGAAGTTGAAGGTACTTCGGTTTCCGCCCTTGATATGGATCCTGAATCCAGGCGCTTATTCAACGTGAGAAAGGTTCAGAAGGGGAAGAAACCCCAGTTCAAGAGAACCTGCAGCCACAAATTCAAAAGACTTGACACCAACTGGAGGCGCCCGAGAGGTTCTCAGGGTAAACAGCGCAGAAAGTATGTTGCAAAAGGCGCTCTTGCCCAGGTAGGATACGGAAGCCCTGCAGCAGTCAAAGGTCTGCACCCTTCGGGTTATTCTGATGTTCTTATTACCAGCATTGCGGAACTTGAGCTTGTTGACCCGTCTTTTGAGGCTATCAGGATAGCAAGAACAATAGGCGCACAAAAGAAAGCCATTATTCTTGCAAAAGCTGAAGAACTCGGAATTAAAGTACTGAACCCTGGAAGGAGTGAATAA
- the secY gene encoding preprotein translocase subunit SecY, translated as MTLRDTLEPFFNKLPAVASPEKHVHFKDKLWWTLGVLVLYFALANVPLFGMSQDSVDLFESYRAFFAGASGSLVLLGIGPIVTASIVLQLLVGADIIKMDLSDPKDQAFFQGAQKFLVFVMIILEALPQLLGGYIQPDPGLASTLGVGLGVITFMLLVQIFIGGTLILFMDEVISKWGIGSGVGLFIVAGISQQIVTGIFNWQLEDGLPVGLIPKWIYIAQNTGADYLFSGEGLMFLLVRGGILALLSTVIIFLLVVFVESTRIEIPLAHSAVRGARGRFPVKLIYASVLPMILVRALQANIQMIGIILSGRGINFLGEFSGSKPLNGIMYYLAPIHSPYDWIPSLVQQSFASYGAAAPATWQIVLHVFSDAVMLIGGGIIFALFWIETTGMGAKPTAQKIFNSGMQIPGFRRNIGSIEKVMQRYIPKVTVIGGAFIGLLTLVASLLGTLGSAGGTGLLLTVSIVYRLYEDIASEQMMEMHPMIRSFFGEQ; from the coding sequence ATGACTCTCAGGGATACCTTAGAACCGTTTTTTAACAAGTTGCCCGCAGTAGCAAGTCCGGAAAAACACGTCCACTTTAAGGATAAACTCTGGTGGACTCTGGGAGTTCTGGTGCTGTACTTTGCTCTTGCAAATGTGCCGCTCTTCGGGATGTCTCAGGATTCTGTTGACCTTTTTGAATCTTACCGCGCCTTCTTTGCCGGGGCTTCGGGATCTTTAGTCCTTCTCGGTATAGGGCCAATTGTCACGGCTTCTATCGTCCTGCAGCTTCTTGTCGGGGCAGACATTATCAAAATGGATCTTTCGGACCCCAAAGACCAGGCGTTCTTTCAGGGTGCCCAGAAGTTTCTTGTCTTTGTTATGATTATTCTGGAAGCTCTACCGCAGCTTCTTGGTGGATACATCCAGCCGGATCCGGGGCTTGCTTCCACTCTTGGTGTAGGCCTGGGAGTGATCACCTTCATGCTCCTTGTCCAGATCTTTATCGGAGGCACGCTGATCCTCTTCATGGATGAAGTGATTTCTAAGTGGGGTATTGGATCAGGAGTCGGGCTTTTCATAGTTGCAGGAATCTCCCAGCAGATCGTTACAGGTATTTTTAACTGGCAACTTGAAGACGGGCTTCCTGTCGGACTCATTCCCAAATGGATCTACATTGCCCAAAACACGGGGGCAGACTACCTCTTTTCCGGTGAAGGTCTGATGTTCCTGCTGGTCAGAGGAGGAATTCTCGCTCTCCTGAGCACGGTAATCATATTCCTGCTTGTGGTATTTGTGGAGAGTACGAGAATTGAGATCCCTCTCGCCCACAGTGCGGTTAGAGGGGCAAGGGGTCGTTTCCCTGTAAAGCTCATATACGCATCAGTTCTGCCCATGATTCTTGTCAGGGCTCTTCAGGCTAACATCCAGATGATTGGGATAATCCTTTCCGGCAGAGGGATAAACTTCCTCGGAGAATTCAGCGGCTCAAAGCCCCTGAACGGGATCATGTATTACCTAGCTCCCATACACAGTCCATATGACTGGATACCGTCCCTTGTACAACAATCCTTTGCAAGCTACGGGGCAGCTGCTCCTGCTACCTGGCAGATTGTGCTTCATGTCTTTTCAGATGCCGTGATGTTGATCGGAGGCGGAATTATATTTGCCCTTTTCTGGATCGAAACCACAGGCATGGGTGCAAAGCCCACAGCCCAGAAGATATTTAATTCAGGAATGCAGATCCCTGGTTTCAGGCGGAACATTGGCAGTATTGAAAAAGTTATGCAGCGTTACATTCCAAAGGTTACTGTGATAGGTGGAGCTTTCATTGGGCTTCTCACTCTGGTTGCAAGCCTGCTCGGTACTCTCGGAAGTGCCGGAGGTACCGGACTGCTGCTTACAGTAAGCATTGTGTACCGTCTTTACGAGGATATTGCTTCCGAGCAGATGATGGAAATGCACCCGATGATCCGTTCTTTCTTCGGGGAGCAGTAA
- a CDS encoding ABC transporter ATP-binding protein, with protein sequence MKLILNDIVKSFDKKEVLRGASFAFEKGEIYGLLGRNGSGKTTLFNCINEDLKIDGGSILREENGVKREVCPGDIGYVLSTPVVPEFLTGREFLKFFLDINVKNIPDIKPIDEYFDFVMIGSEDRDRLLKDYSHGMKNKMQMLVNFIANPAILLLDEPLTSFDVVVADEMKMLLRQIKKDHIIIFSTHIMELALDLCDEIVILSGGVLKKMERDGLSNEVFKDRIIQALRRDESD encoded by the coding sequence ATGAAACTGATCCTGAACGATATCGTAAAAAGCTTTGACAAAAAAGAGGTTTTGCGGGGTGCGAGCTTTGCCTTTGAAAAGGGGGAAATTTACGGCCTCCTCGGAAGAAACGGCTCAGGCAAAACTACGCTTTTTAACTGCATCAATGAAGATTTAAAGATTGACGGCGGCTCAATTCTCCGTGAAGAAAACGGAGTGAAGAGAGAAGTTTGTCCGGGCGATATCGGATATGTTCTGTCGACGCCGGTCGTTCCGGAGTTTTTAACAGGTAGGGAATTTTTAAAGTTCTTTCTTGACATCAACGTGAAAAATATTCCGGACATTAAGCCTATTGACGAATATTTCGATTTTGTAATGATTGGAAGCGAGGATCGCGACAGGCTTTTGAAAGATTATTCCCATGGCATGAAGAACAAGATGCAAATGCTTGTAAACTTCATCGCAAATCCAGCCATTCTGCTTTTAGACGAGCCGCTGACCTCATTTGACGTTGTGGTCGCCGACGAAATGAAGATGCTGCTGCGCCAAATCAAAAAAGACCACATTATTATCTTTTCCACCCATATCATGGAGCTTGCACTGGATTTATGCGACGAGATCGTGATCCTGAGTGGCGGGGTTCTGAAAAAAATGGAAAGGGATGGCCTCAGTAACGAGGTCTTTAAGGATAGAATTATTCAGGCCCTCAGAAGGGATGAAAGCGATTGA
- a CDS encoding 50S ribosomal protein L19e, giving the protein MSDLFNQRKLASKVLDCGLDRVWLNPEASEEIASAITREDIRGLIEKGTIKAKPVKGVSRGRAKARAVKRKYGHCKGHGSRKGKKGARTPRKEQWIKKIRALRNRLKELRADGALDKSVYCRLYRKAKGGEYRSVSHLNSHLESEKLLNKE; this is encoded by the coding sequence ATGTCAGACCTGTTCAACCAGAGGAAGCTGGCTTCCAAAGTTCTTGATTGTGGGCTTGACAGGGTATGGCTTAACCCCGAAGCATCCGAAGAAATCGCCTCTGCGATCACAAGAGAAGATATCCGCGGACTCATTGAGAAAGGCACCATTAAGGCAAAGCCTGTAAAAGGAGTCAGTAGAGGCAGAGCCAAAGCTCGTGCTGTCAAACGTAAGTATGGGCACTGCAAGGGACATGGTTCCAGAAAGGGTAAGAAAGGAGCCCGTACTCCCAGAAAGGAACAGTGGATCAAAAAGATCCGGGCTCTTAGAAACAGACTCAAGGAGCTGCGTGCAGACGGAGCACTTGATAAATCAGTGTACTGCAGACTCTACAGAAAAGCAAAAGGCGGAGAATACAGAAGCGTTTCCCACCTTAACTCTCACCTTGAGTCCGAAAAACTGTTAAATAAAGAATAA
- a CDS encoding carbonate dehydratase, which yields MHLPNPHKQHPKVSKRAWISETALIIGNVSIADDVFVGPNAVLRADEPGSSITVHRGCNVQDNVVVHSLSHSEVLIGKNTSLAHSCIVHGPCRIGEDCFIGFGAVVFDCNIGKDTLVLHKSIVRGVDISSGRMVPDGTVITRQDCADALEDITKDLTEFKRSVVKANIDLVEGYIRLREES from the coding sequence ATGCACCTTCCAAATCCCCATAAACAACACCCAAAAGTAAGCAAAAGGGCGTGGATATCCGAAACAGCATTAATAATAGGAAACGTAAGTATTGCAGATGATGTATTCGTCGGGCCAAATGCAGTCCTCAGGGCAGACGAACCAGGTTCATCCATAACTGTTCACAGAGGCTGTAATGTACAGGACAATGTTGTGGTCCATTCACTCTCACATTCCGAAGTGCTAATTGGAAAAAACACTTCCCTTGCCCACAGCTGCATTGTACACGGCCCCTGCAGGATCGGAGAAGACTGCTTCATAGGGTTCGGGGCAGTGGTGTTTGACTGCAATATCGGGAAAGATACGCTTGTCCTCCACAAATCCATTGTCCGAGGCGTGGATATTTCCTCAGGCAGGATGGTACCTGACGGGACCGTGATCACCAGACAGGATTGTGCTGACGCTCTTGAGGATATCACAAAAGATCTGACTGAGTTCAAAAGATCAGTGGTCAAGGCCAATATTGACCTTGTGGAAGGTTATATAAGACTCAGAGAAGAGAGTTGA
- a CDS encoding 50S ribosomal protein L30 produces MYAVVRMRGQVNVRYTIEDTMKMLRLHRVNHCVFVPENPHYKGMVQKVKDYVAYGKIDAKILAEVLENRGRLEGNTRLTEEYIRENTDYDSIQAFAEAVVEGKTSLKDVPKLKPVFRLHPPRKGHAGIKRTVQQGGVLGNHDEDINVLLHKMR; encoded by the coding sequence ATGTATGCAGTTGTGAGAATGAGAGGACAGGTCAACGTGCGCTATACCATTGAGGACACCATGAAGATGCTCCGCCTGCACAGAGTTAACCACTGTGTGTTTGTGCCGGAGAATCCTCACTACAAGGGTATGGTCCAGAAAGTGAAGGACTACGTTGCATACGGGAAGATTGATGCAAAAATCCTTGCAGAAGTCCTCGAAAACCGTGGAAGGCTTGAAGGCAACACCCGCCTCACAGAAGAATATATCCGTGAAAATACGGACTATGATTCCATACAGGCCTTTGCCGAAGCTGTTGTTGAGGGAAAAACCTCCCTTAAGGATGTTCCCAAATTGAAGCCTGTTTTCAGGCTTCACCCGCCCCGAAAAGGACATGCAGGAATTAAGAGGACAGTCCAGCAGGGCGGAGTGCTCGGAAACCACGATGAAGATATCAACGTGCTCCTGCATAAAATGAGATAA
- a CDS encoding IS4 family transposase, with the protein MNITKQRAFPTIPNKNICVPIGSILAVQLFYEKLNFCDIFGKHKNKGLDLNSLLIGLLSYKLTENFSIKEAGKWLNQEEILEILNLERFHERVLYRTLELLGRNREEILSDILDSLFSVYGFEETDINLDWTSIVLYGTKSNLGKYGYSRDHRPDKLQITVGISELANPINIPIGVTVNKGNVLDLEHFSDTYNQVKSRLKKGSLIVFDKGANTKDNIDIIQDAEMDYLTSMKLNTSDDKIIEKFDLERAELIDSKKGIYGIKIVKPSSIKYFYFSEALQKRQLESKARAVMRKLKEAKEIQKAIINNKKLPKKFRVNNELIEIDYSFRTELEELSDEEAVELLKASLINGREGFFCLKSNRHLTLEDALITYRKKDSIEKIFHSLKNEIQIKPLRLWSEDSIYGAIILGFIAQLFISLMRYEFEELKHTSTKFIKKSLKNLTLTIKFKINGVKNHIFANFDWINSLIVAKRNEIT; encoded by the coding sequence ATGAACATCACAAAACAGAGAGCATTCCCTACAATTCCTAACAAGAATATATGTGTTCCTATCGGATCGATTCTTGCCGTCCAACTCTTTTATGAAAAGCTTAATTTCTGTGATATTTTTGGCAAACATAAAAACAAGGGTCTTGATCTCAATAGTTTGCTGATCGGTTTGCTAAGCTACAAGCTGACTGAAAATTTTAGTATCAAAGAAGCTGGCAAATGGTTAAATCAGGAAGAAATTCTCGAGATATTGAATCTTGAAAGGTTTCATGAAAGAGTTCTTTACAGAACTCTTGAACTCTTAGGACGTAACAGAGAGGAAATTCTCTCTGATATTCTGGATTCTCTATTTTCTGTATATGGTTTTGAAGAGACGGATATAAACCTGGATTGGACGAGTATAGTCCTTTATGGGACTAAATCCAACCTTGGTAAATACGGGTATAGCAGAGATCACAGGCCTGATAAGCTGCAGATAACTGTTGGAATTAGTGAATTAGCTAACCCCATTAACATACCTATTGGAGTTACAGTGAATAAAGGAAACGTTCTTGATCTTGAGCACTTTTCTGACACTTATAACCAGGTGAAAAGTAGACTTAAAAAAGGCTCTCTTATTGTTTTTGATAAAGGAGCTAATACCAAAGATAATATCGATATTATACAGGATGCTGAGATGGACTATCTCACTTCCATGAAACTGAATACGAGTGACGATAAAATAATTGAGAAATTTGATCTGGAAAGAGCAGAACTGATAGATTCCAAAAAAGGTATATATGGGATAAAAATAGTCAAGCCTAGCAGCATTAAATATTTCTATTTCTCTGAAGCTCTACAGAAAAGGCAATTAGAATCAAAAGCAAGAGCTGTTATGAGGAAATTAAAGGAAGCAAAAGAGATTCAGAAGGCCATCATAAACAACAAAAAGCTTCCTAAGAAATTCAGAGTAAATAATGAGTTGATCGAGATTGATTACTCTTTTAGAACTGAGCTAGAAGAGCTTAGTGACGAGGAAGCTGTAGAACTCCTAAAAGCTTCACTGATTAATGGAAGAGAAGGATTTTTCTGTCTGAAATCAAACAGGCATTTGACACTTGAAGATGCATTGATAACATACAGAAAAAAGGATTCTATTGAGAAAATATTCCATTCATTGAAAAATGAAATTCAGATTAAGCCATTAAGGTTGTGGTCGGAAGATAGCATTTATGGAGCCATTATCCTTGGGTTTATCGCCCAATTATTCATATCGCTGATGCGATATGAATTTGAAGAGCTAAAACACACGTCTACAAAATTCATTAAAAAAAGCTTGAAGAATTTGACACTTACAATCAAGTTCAAGATAAATGGTGTCAAAAACCATATTTTTGCGAATTTTGACTGGATCAATAGCTTGATAGTAGCAAAAAGGAATGAAATTACATAG
- the cmk gene encoding (d)CMP kinase yields MRITVSGLPGSGTTTLSRLLSEYYELELVSSGEIFRRMAKERGMSLSEFGAMAERDPSIDLDIDKNQKSIIHTQDNIILESRLAGHMAEGVPNVLKIWIKAPLLTRVRRIQRREKSISFDEELEKTVEREKSEALRYKNYYGIDITDLSIYDIVIDSEKWNQYQTIDILRIAIDSIVGPE; encoded by the coding sequence ATGCGGATCACCGTGAGCGGGCTTCCCGGAAGTGGGACAACAACCCTCTCAAGGCTCCTGTCTGAATACTATGAGCTTGAGCTGGTTTCCTCAGGCGAAATCTTCAGGAGGATGGCAAAGGAGAGGGGAATGAGTCTTTCTGAGTTTGGAGCCATGGCTGAAAGGGATCCCTCCATTGACCTTGATATCGATAAAAACCAGAAATCTATTATCCATACCCAGGACAATATCATTCTTGAAAGCCGGCTTGCAGGTCATATGGCTGAAGGGGTGCCTAATGTGCTTAAAATCTGGATAAAAGCCCCACTGCTGACAAGAGTCAGGCGTATCCAGAGGCGTGAGAAATCAATCTCCTTTGATGAAGAGCTGGAAAAAACGGTTGAAAGGGAAAAGTCCGAAGCCCTCCGTTATAAGAACTATTACGGGATTGATATTACAGACCTATCAATCTACGACATTGTTATCGATTCTGAAAAATGGAACCAGTACCAGACTATTGATATCCTCAGGATTGCTATTGACTCTATTGTCGGGCCTGAGTGA
- a CDS encoding 30S ribosomal protein S5, with the protein MAFDQDWVPKTRLGKLVVEGQVASMDEAIKSGLPIREPQIIDMLLPDLEDEVLDINMVQRMTDSGRRVKFRATVIVGNRNGYVGLGQAKDVQVGPAIRKAIDAAKLNITYIRRGCGSWECACGLPHTVPYEVTGKAGSVSVTLIPAPRGLGIAAGNTATKVLEKAGIKDVWTKTFGTTRTTLNFAKATYDALNQVNVIRLPVYYGKEEV; encoded by the coding sequence ATGGCATTCGATCAAGATTGGGTACCGAAAACCAGGCTTGGAAAACTAGTCGTTGAAGGACAGGTTGCTTCCATGGATGAGGCAATCAAGTCAGGCCTGCCTATCAGGGAACCCCAGATAATTGATATGCTGCTTCCTGACCTGGAAGATGAGGTGCTCGATATCAACATGGTCCAGAGGATGACTGACTCAGGACGCCGTGTAAAGTTCAGAGCAACCGTAATCGTGGGAAACAGAAACGGCTATGTAGGACTTGGACAGGCAAAAGACGTTCAGGTCGGGCCTGCAATCCGTAAGGCAATCGACGCTGCAAAGCTCAACATTACCTACATCCGCAGAGGCTGCGGTTCCTGGGAATGTGCCTGCGGGCTGCCGCATACCGTACCTTACGAGGTTACAGGGAAGGCAGGCAGTGTAAGTGTGACCCTTATTCCCGCCCCAAGGGGACTCGGGATTGCCGCAGGAAACACTGCAACCAAAGTGCTTGAAAAAGCCGGCATTAAAGACGTATGGACCAAGACCTTCGGAACTACCAGGACAACTCTCAACTTCGCAAAGGCTACCTACGATGCCCTTAACCAGGTCAACGTTATAAGGCTGCCTGTTTACTATGGTAAGGAGGAAGTCTGA
- a CDS encoding RNA-guided pseudouridylation complex pseudouridine synthase subunit Cbf5 has protein sequence MSSAGKLPSEVERTLVRKSGAWTNPSYGCPPEKRPILEYIEKGVVNIDKPSGPTSHEVAAWVKAILGVKTAGHAGSLDPKVTGLLPTLLGKATKAVPALRLSGKEYVCHLKLHRVMPPKLIRQVCEEFTGPIYQRPPIKSAVKRVIRVRTIYYIEVLEIEGTSVLFRVGCEAGTYIRKLCHDIGLALGCGGHMQGLRRTKAGPFTEKTLVTLHELKDAYVFWEEDGDESELRRVIRPMESAVSHLPKIILRDSAVDAVCSGASLAVPGITSLDSNLIIGGLTGLFSLKGELVALAKADMTTEEILKASAGIAASPIRILMEAGTYPKGWTKKEEKVQL, from the coding sequence ATGTCATCCGCCGGCAAACTGCCATCAGAAGTTGAAAGAACCCTTGTCCGGAAGTCCGGCGCCTGGACAAATCCATCCTACGGCTGTCCTCCGGAAAAGCGCCCTATCCTTGAATACATTGAAAAAGGAGTGGTGAATATTGACAAGCCCAGTGGACCTACAAGCCACGAGGTTGCAGCCTGGGTAAAAGCCATCCTTGGCGTGAAGACAGCAGGACATGCCGGTTCTCTTGATCCTAAGGTCACAGGGCTTTTGCCTACCTTGCTGGGAAAAGCTACAAAAGCCGTACCTGCCCTGCGCCTCTCAGGAAAAGAGTATGTTTGCCATCTGAAGCTTCACAGGGTTATGCCTCCAAAGCTGATTCGCCAGGTCTGTGAGGAATTTACAGGCCCTATTTACCAGAGGCCTCCCATCAAATCAGCTGTAAAACGTGTCATAAGGGTAAGGACAATCTATTATATTGAAGTGCTTGAAATCGAAGGCACTTCCGTGCTCTTCCGCGTTGGATGCGAAGCAGGGACTTATATAAGGAAACTCTGCCACGATATCGGGCTTGCTCTGGGCTGCGGCGGGCATATGCAGGGACTCCGCAGGACTAAAGCAGGCCCGTTTACGGAAAAAACCCTTGTAACGCTCCATGAACTCAAAGACGCCTATGTGTTCTGGGAGGAAGATGGTGATGAGTCCGAACTGAGAAGGGTTATCCGGCCAATGGAATCAGCTGTATCCCACCTACCCAAAATAATCCTGCGGGACAGTGCAGTAGATGCGGTTTGTTCCGGTGCTTCCCTGGCAGTCCCGGGTATTACAAGCCTGGACTCCAACTTGATCATAGGGGGACTTACAGGGCTTTTTTCCTTAAAAGGGGAACTTGTGGCTCTTGCAAAGGCTGATATGACAACCGAAGAGATTCTCAAAGCTTCTGCCGGTATTGCAGCTTCTCCTATCCGCATACTTATGGAAGCAGGGACTTATCCAAAAGGCTGGACTAAAAAAGAAGAAAAAGTCCAGCTTTAA
- a CDS encoding 50S ribosomal protein L18, with the protein MATGPRYKVPFRRRREGRTNYHLRLKLLLSKQDRVVVRKSARNVQIQLIAPTADGDITYSSAVSSELAKYGYTGATGNTTAAYLTGLLFGLKSLQKGYEGGILDIGLQASSTGSRVYATLKGIVDSGFEIPCSPEVFPSDERIRGEHIAEYREESSDLPEQFEATKEKIFAEFS; encoded by the coding sequence ATGGCAACAGGACCAAGATATAAGGTTCCTTTTAGACGAAGAAGAGAAGGACGTACCAACTACCACCTCCGCCTTAAATTACTACTCTCAAAGCAGGACCGTGTAGTTGTCAGAAAGAGTGCAAGAAACGTTCAGATCCAGTTAATAGCTCCAACAGCAGACGGGGACATAACTTATTCCTCAGCCGTTTCGAGTGAACTTGCAAAGTACGGTTACACAGGAGCTACCGGAAACACGACGGCTGCATACCTAACAGGGCTCTTATTCGGGCTGAAGAGTTTGCAGAAGGGCTATGAAGGAGGCATTCTGGACATAGGACTCCAGGCTTCCTCTACAGGCTCAAGAGTCTATGCCACCCTTAAAGGGATTGTAGACTCAGGCTTTGAAATCCCCTGCAGCCCGGAAGTGTTTCCCTCGGATGAGAGAATCCGCGGAGAGCACATAGCCGAATACAGAGAAGAGAGCTCAGACCTGCCAGAGCAGTTTGAAGCAACCAAAGAGAAAATCTTTGCTGAGTTTAGTTAA
- a CDS encoding uL15m family ribosomal protein: MDVKKFRGSRTCGGGTHKNRRGAGNRGGRGKAGGCKHHFVRAMMRGYSYGKHGFKRPDVVSKDVSIVNVGELDELAPYLVEEGFAEVKDGAYHINLENLGIEKVLGSGRVMKNLVVTSEEFSASAREKIENAGGSCIDAE, translated from the coding sequence ATGGATGTTAAAAAGTTCAGAGGGTCCAGGACCTGCGGTGGCGGAACTCACAAAAACAGGCGTGGAGCCGGAAACCGCGGAGGCCGCGGGAAAGCCGGTGGCTGTAAACACCACTTCGTAAGAGCTATGATGCGCGGGTACAGCTACGGAAAGCATGGTTTCAAACGCCCTGATGTAGTATCCAAGGACGTTTCCATAGTAAATGTTGGAGAGCTCGACGAACTTGCTCCCTATCTTGTTGAAGAAGGGTTTGCCGAGGTTAAGGACGGGGCATACCACATTAACCTCGAAAATCTCGGAATTGAGAAGGTACTTGGAAGCGGACGTGTCATGAAGAACCTTGTGGTTACTTCAGAGGAATTCTCAGCCTCTGCCCGTGAAAAGATTGAAAATGCAGGCGGAAGCTGCATCGATGCCGAATAA
- a CDS encoding MarR family transcriptional regulator → MTENSIEELMKWVISVDRRLILMESMKRHNAVRASDIAHEASRSTQNISRALKELEDRDLIECLTPEKSTWKKYMLTDKGKIVLEKLEGKYL, encoded by the coding sequence ATGACTGAAAACTCAATAGAAGAACTGATGAAGTGGGTTATCAGTGTTGACCGCCGCCTGATACTTATGGAGTCCATGAAAAGGCATAATGCAGTGAGAGCTTCGGATATCGCCCATGAAGCAAGCAGGTCTACACAAAATATCAGTCGCGCCTTAAAAGAACTTGAGGACAGGGATTTAATCGAATGCCTGACTCCTGAGAAATCAACCTGGAAAAAATATATGCTTACGGACAAAGGAAAAATAGTTCTGGAAAAGCTGGAGGGAAAATACCTTTAA
- a CDS encoding adenylate kinase: MNIILFGPPGAGKGTQAKKMVDFYGIPQISTGDILRANVREGTELGLAAKAYMDKGELVPDQVLIGIIKNRLNEADCKKGFILDGYPRTVPQADALEAILDEIEKPIDIVLNLEVPDEVLVGRISGRLMCKCGASYHMISNPPKKDNICDSCGSEIFQRVDDTAEAVQNRLDVYKKQTQPLINYYKEKGILVTLNGTKDIDVVFEDIKAILAKFA, from the coding sequence ATGAACATAATACTCTTCGGGCCCCCGGGTGCCGGTAAAGGTACCCAGGCCAAAAAAATGGTTGATTTCTACGGAATTCCGCAGATTTCCACAGGGGATATCCTGCGGGCAAATGTTAGAGAAGGAACAGAACTGGGACTTGCAGCCAAGGCATATATGGACAAAGGAGAACTTGTCCCTGATCAGGTGCTTATAGGCATAATTAAAAACCGTCTGAATGAGGCAGATTGTAAAAAAGGTTTCATTCTTGACGGATACCCGAGAACTGTCCCTCAGGCAGACGCCCTGGAAGCAATACTTGATGAAATCGAAAAGCCCATCGATATTGTCCTCAACCTTGAGGTGCCTGACGAAGTGCTTGTAGGAAGAATCAGCGGGCGTCTGATGTGCAAATGCGGGGCAAGCTATCACATGATCTCCAACCCACCAAAGAAAGACAACATCTGTGACAGTTGCGGCAGTGAGATATTCCAGCGCGTCGATGATACTGCAGAAGCCGTCCAGAACCGCCTGGATGTCTACAAAAAGCAGACCCAACCGCTAATCAACTACTATAAAGAAAAAGGTATCCTTGTCACCCTTAACGGTACAAAGGATATAGACGTGGTTTTTGAGGATATTAAGGCAATTCTGGCAAAGTTTGCCTGA
- a CDS encoding DUF106 domain-containing protein → MVSETLKKQIDRFLLAFGFSLMFGIMILGQEFRQSVGEAVGVLMDPMLMLIGQENFHLALLIMAAITAIYASLIQKYTIDWDLMRNTQERMKSFQKEFREAQLSQNTYMLKKLEDQRKDMMEDQMKMSKQQFKPMAYISIISLPLFMWAYYYISGHGAATMVFPFWGEQLLTSKAFGPFQHWIYWYFISSLGISQLIRKALNIGGV, encoded by the coding sequence TTGGTTTCGGAGACTTTAAAAAAGCAAATTGACCGGTTCCTGCTGGCTTTCGGTTTTTCCCTTATGTTCGGGATAATGATCCTTGGACAGGAATTCAGGCAATCTGTGGGGGAAGCAGTAGGGGTTTTAATGGACCCCATGCTCATGCTGATCGGACAGGAGAACTTCCACCTGGCCCTTTTAATTATGGCTGCTATCACTGCTATCTATGCATCCCTTATCCAGAAATACACTATCGACTGGGACCTCATGAGGAACACCCAGGAGCGCATGAAGTCTTTTCAGAAGGAGTTCCGGGAGGCACAACTTTCCCAGAACACTTACATGCTGAAAAAACTTGAAGATCAGCGCAAGGATATGATGGAAGACCAGATGAAGATGTCCAAACAGCAGTTCAAGCCTATGGCTTATATTAGTATTATCTCCCTGCCTCTCTTCATGTGGGCTTATTATTACATTAGTGGGCACGGAGCTGCCACCATGGTCTTTCCCTTCTGGGGTGAACAACTGCTAACGTCCAAGGCTTTTGGCCCCTTCCAACACTGGATCTACTGGTACTTTATTTCCTCTCTTGGAATCAGTCAGCTTATAAGGAAGGCACTGAATATCGGTGGGGTCTAA